One window of Microtus pennsylvanicus isolate mMicPen1 chromosome X, mMicPen1.hap1, whole genome shotgun sequence genomic DNA carries:
- the LOC142840500 gene encoding proline-rich protein 23A3-like: protein MLKMPPRSPEAYPVPCWGPQPEEANPAKRRHLQEPACLGSLAQPDLEASARPASKELTSTVLIPTGCAMQLHLEGVDLLLEPEPTSVRRVLLLGHTIVLVPEGLQASSQLGQAVFWPAGTQEPAVPDMLQDHHVFALHQGFNGAERYAPYSIWSLKSSTCWPLPRSQLQPLPPSPPPSHQEQTSESCQKPSRPLCRAKRRLS from the coding sequence ATGCTGAAAATGCCTCCGCGAAGCCCCGAGGCCTACCCGGTGCCCTGTTGGGGCCCACAGCCAGAAGAAGCCAACCCTGCCAAGCGCCGTCACCTCCAGGAGCCTGCCTGCCTGGGGTCGTTGGCACAGCCAGACCTGGAAGCATCTGCCAGGCCTGCCAGCAAAGAGCTCACCTCCACGGTGCTCATTCCCACCGGCTGTGCCATGCAACTACACTTGGAAGGCGTCGACCTGCTGCTGGAGCCTGAACCAACCTCGGTCAGGCGAGTGTTGCTACTTGGACACACCATCGTTCTAGTCCCTGAGGGCCTCCAAGCCTCCTCCCAACTTGGGCAGGCTGTGTTCTGGCCCGCCGGCACACAGGAGCCTGCTGTCCCGGACATGCTCCAGGACCACCACGTCTTTGCCCTCCACCAGGGATTCAATGGTGCTGAGAGATATGCTCCTTACTCCATTTGGAGCCTCAAAAGCAGCACGTGCTGGCCTCTGCCCCGCTCACAACTGcagcctctccctccatctcctcctccaagtCATCAAGAACAAACCTCTGAGAGTTGTCAGAAGCCTTCACGGCCACTGTGCAGGGCCAAGAGGCGCCTCTCCTAG